The Corvus hawaiiensis isolate bCorHaw1 chromosome 2, bCorHaw1.pri.cur, whole genome shotgun sequence genome includes a window with the following:
- the CASP2 gene encoding caspase-2 isoform X2 — protein sequence MSSASHSSTFLTSVLWILPTIPLGEEATEHLVCSSPQGLSNSIAEVWMAKSGSFDRNVEFLNLLPKRGPNAFSAFCEALRETQQQHLEAMILKTMSNLSHEIARLEHCHESDLPYPASESCNSKRPRWLEPMEHSLDNGDGPSIPPVKYCTPEFYHNHQHLAYKLTSEPRGLALILSNVRFSSEKDLEYRAGGDVDCASLEMLFKQLGYQVTVLRDQTAQEMQNALERFSKLRDHRDVDSCIIALLSHGVEGGVYGSDGKLLELQEAFRLFDNANCPNLQNKPKMFFIQACRGDELDRGVDQRDGKGWSDSPGCEESDANKEESLKLRLPTCSDMICGYACLKGTAAMRNTKRGSWYVEALTSVFAEDSRHTHVADMLVKVNRQIKQREGYAPGTEFHRCKEMSEYCSTLCRDLYLFPGYLPGK from the exons ATGTCAAGTGCATCTCACAGCTCAA CTTTTCTCACTTCTGTTCTTTGGATTCTCCCCACTATTCCACTTGGGGAGGAAGCAACTGAGCATCTGGTGTGTAGCAGCCCACAAGGGTTAAGCAACAGCATTGCTGAAGTGTGGATG GCCAAGTCTGGGAGCTTTGACCGAAATGTGGAATTCCTCAATTTGCTACCCAAGAGGGGTCCTAATGCCTTCTCAGCCTTCTGTGAAGCTCTGCGAGAAACCCAACAGCAGCATCTGGAGGCAATGATCCTGAAGacaatgtccaacctgagccaTGAGATTGCAAGG CTTGAGCACTGTCACGAGTCAGATCTTCCATACCCTGCCAGTGAGTCCTGTAATTCAAAGAGACCCCGTTGGCTTG AACCAATGGAACATTCTTTGGATAACGGAGATGGTCCCTCAATTCCTCCAGTGAAGTATTGCACTCCTGAATTTTATCACAATCATCAGCACTTG GCATACAAGCTGACATCAGAGCCCCGAGGCTTAGCACTTATCCTCAGCAATGTCCGTTTCAGCAGTGAGAAGGACCTGGAATATCGTGCAGGGGGAGATGTGGACTGTGCCTCCCTGGAGATGCTTTTCAAGCAGCTCGGCTATCAAGTCACTGTTCTTCGTGATCAAACTGCACAG GAGATGCAGAATGCATTGGAGAGATTCTCCAAGCTGCGAGATCATCGAGATGTGGATTCTTGCATTATAGCTCTGCTTTCCCATGGTGTGGAGGGTGGAGTTTATGGCAGTGATGGCAAACTACTAGAG tTGCAGGAGGCTTTCCGGCTCTTTGATAATGCAAACTGCCCAAATCTCCAGAATAAGCCCAAAATGTTCTTTATTCAGGCCTGCCGGGGAG ATGAGTTGGACCGAGGAGTGGACcaaagagatggcaaaggatGGTCAGATTCCCCTGGCTGTGAGGAGAGTGATGCGAACAAGGAAGAAAGTCTGAAGCTGCGTCTGCCAACATGCTCGGATATGATCTGTGGATATGCTTGTCTGAAAG GCACTGCGGCCATGCGAAACACCAAGCGCGGGTCCTGGTACGTCGAGGCTCTCACCTCGGTGTTTGCCGAGGACTCCCGACACACTCACGTGGCTGACATGCTGGTGAAG GTGAATAGGCAAATCAAGCAACGAGAAGGTTAtgccccaggcacagaatttcACCGCTGCAAGGAAATGTCAGAATATTGTAGCACACTCTGTCGGGACCTTTACCTGTTTCCTGGCTATCTACCAGGAAAATAA